A window of Benincasa hispida cultivar B227 chromosome 9, ASM972705v1, whole genome shotgun sequence genomic DNA:
TTCGGGCAAATCGGGTAAGAGTTCAATTGGGTTGCTGCATTACTAGTCTTGAAATCCCCATTCGTTCCTACCCAATTCATATCTTCTCGAGTTATACCTAATTCCCCCAATGCAAGCCACATCAGCCTTCCACATAGATTCTTCATCTCTCTGTTGTATTCTTCCATTATATCACTACAACAAATTATACCATCTCAAttcttacaaaattattttagcTCTCAATTTAGATGAGTGGTCCAATTGTAATCATCTAATAAGTTctcattaaaattattattacaaAAGTTTCCTCTtatacatttaatatatataatttgagaAAGAATGTtacattattgttttatttagtaGTAGGGAATTAGCTTAAATTAAAGCAAAGTTGAAATTGAAAGGTTATGATTCAAGTTAGAGaaaaatttacataaaaattgatttttttttctttaaaaccgTTATATACATATGTGTgcgtatatatataattgtgaATTATTCTAACCCTATTTGataagtgttttgtttttttatttacaaaactaagcctatttttttaaaatttcttacaTGAAGTAAATCTATTTAATGagtttttagccaaattctaaaaacaaaagtaagtttaatttttaaaaacaatatttacgtttaaaaaattagttaagtTTTTTAAAGTATTCggaaaaagtagataaaaaagtaataaatttaaacgtgaaaataatatttagagactcaattttaaaaaataaaataaaaaaaaactaaataattatccaaTGACATGGTGGTTATGAAAATATTtgtaatagtaatagtaataCCAatatttggaatagtcttgagGCCATAATTTTTGGAAGTGTTGAAGAGGGGAACCAATGATGGTGAAGCCCTCAGACCACATACGTTTAGGGAAGAAGGTGGAGATACGGGCGAGGCCGTAGCCCGCGGCACCATTAGGGGTACGAGCGGCCTTAAGCTTCTGGGAAGTGGGAAGATCAAAGAGGGCATTGGCGGAGGATTCCATGGAGTTGAGGAGGGAAATGGAGATGTCGTGGTTAATGACCTGGAATACCCCCCAAGTCCGTAAGGCATTGTTGATGAGCTCGGGGACATTGGGGAGAGAAAGGTCAATTAAGGGAACAGAGTCGGAGAGGGGAATATTGGAGTTGGTTAAGGAAGGGAAAGAGTTAGGTTGAATCCAATCATAGGTTTCGGGGAGTTCTTGGAAAGAGTCGAGATTTTTGTTGGTGGGGAGGTGGACGGGGTGGGATTTGAAGATGTCAGTTAATTTGGGAATGGTggccatgttttttctttttttgtattaaatatattttgtgaGGTTTAGGTAGGCTTAGGGCTAGAAGTTGTGGTTgagaataagaaaagaaaaacataggaTGGTGATTGTAAATAGGGAAGATGAGAGGCGAGGGAAATTACAATGCCATGATCTTCTCTCTATTTTTAGAGGTTATGGCCCTATATATTGACAAAGTTACACACATATACTCACccaagctaataaaagtaatatTTGGGTTCATTGTAACTTCATCTATCTTTTTACAACTCATGCAAAAATGGAAGTAaaacaaaagaaggaaaataattttgttaACGTATTTATGAGTTATTTATGGGTATTAatgtatttatataatttagcttatttttaggttaatttgtaTCTTTAGTTAGTATGAATTTACTTTCCTTTTATGTATAATTATCCATGTTTTACCTCTATAATcatagaaaaatacaataaacttatatatggtatcagagccatacACATCTAAGGTTTAATCTACCTCTTCTTATTGTCTAAATTAACACAACCGAAGACCAAGTTTGTCATTGATCAAATCCATCTGCTACCATTTAGATCAGACCTGGAGGAGAGCACCATCATTCGTTCAGTAGAAATTAGAACGGACTCTTTCAGATCCGTCCGTTTCGCAGATAGGCAAAATCTGGTCAATTGTTTCGTTTGTTCGGTTTGATTGTAGTACAATTACTGCTACCCAGATTAGATAGATCTACTACTGTAAACCttgaaacttagatttctaaataTTAATGATTGGAAGTTTACTTTGTTGTCTATTGATTTAAAAAGCATGTGAAACAAGttagtttaattagttaagtTTTGAAGGTAGTAGCTAAgttaaaagaaggaaaatttaCATAAGTAGTATAGTTTTGCAAATGAATAAATTGAGTTTAACTGTGGAAAATACTTTAAGTATAGGAAAAAGATCTCTCAGGTGAATTTGGGTGGTTTCCAACAGTTATTAAAATTATGGAGAATAATGGAAGATAAGAACCATGCGTGAAAGAGCTTAAGGCAAAGGCCTTGGTGGCTTGGTAAGAAGCTTACGTTAACCTCATTAGAGGTTACTTGGCATCGGTGTAGGCGATCAGGTGTGTGGCCAAGCGCTCAAGGGGATGCGTTGGGTGATCGCTAGACTTAAGTGGCTGGATGTGCAACCGAGCAGTTAAGGCTAGGCATTGCATGGTTGCTGTGTGGGGTGAAGCTGTGAGCGAGAGGTCTGGCATTGGTAAGGTGCAAAACCCTTAGGCATTAAGGTG
This region includes:
- the LOC120087276 gene encoding gibberellin 3-beta-dioxygenase 1-like, with protein sequence MATIPKLTDIFKSHPVHLPTNKNLDSFQELPETYDWIQPNSFPSLTNSNIPLSDSVPLIDLSLPNVPELINNALRTWGVFQVINHDISISLLNSMESSANALFDLPTSQKLKAARTPNGAAGYGLARISTFFPKRMWSEGFTIIGSPLQHFQKLWPQDYSKYCDIMEEYNREMKNLCGRLMWLALGELGITREDMNWVGTNGDFKTSNAATQLNSYPICPNPDRAMGLGPHTDTSLLTIVYQNNTSGLQVLREGNRWVTVEPIPGALVVQVGDLLHIITNGLYPSSVHQAVVNRTRKRISVAYIFGPPETAEISPLKKLVSSTQPPLYPTVTWTGYLRKKAELFNNTLSSIRLCTPLTGLLDVNDHSQVKVG